Part of the Pseudomonas baltica genome is shown below.
CCCAGAGCGGCAATGTGCGGCCCGAAGTGTGCCACGTCGCGCGCGGCGTCCAGATCGTTGCGGCGGCTGCGCAGGAACCAGCGCGTCGCACGACGCCCCAGACGCATCAACTCGTCCATCAACTTGAGCTGCACCTCGGCAGACACCTGATAGTCCAGCGCCTCGATCTGGCGGAACCAGTGCGGCAGATGGAAGATGTCGCGCACCACGACATAGGCCCCGGCCACATTGGCCGCGCTCATGCCGGTGGACTCCTTCAAGCGCTGAACGAAAGTGATGCCCATGTTATTGACCAGATCGTTGGCGATCTGGGTGCTGACGATCTCGCGCTTGAGGCGATGACGACGCATCGGCTCGGCGTACTTGCTGACCAGCGACGCTGGAAATGCCGTCTCCATATCGCGCGTCAGGTAGTCGTCATCCGGCACCAAGGAGGCCAGCAGCGCTTCGTTGAGGTCGATCTTGCTGTAGGAAATCAGTACCGACAGTTCGGCACGGGTCAGGCCTTGCCTGGCCGCTACCCGCTCGTTGAGCTGCTCTTCGGATGGCAGAAACTCGATGGCACGGTCGAGCTTGCCGCGGCCCTCGAGGTCGACCATCAGACGACGGTACTCGGCGATCCGCTCGTAAGCGCGATTGGCGGCCAGCGACAACGCCTGAGTCTGCTTGTAGTTGTTGCCCAGCACCAGGTGGCCGACCTCGTCGGTCATACTGCCGAGCAGCAGATTGCGCTGCTTCTCGGTCATGTCGCCGGCCTGCACCGCATCGTTGAGCAGGATCTTGATATTGACCTCATGGTCGGAGCAGTCGACACCTGCGGCGTTATCGATGAAGTCGGTGTTGGTCGCCCCGCCCGCCAGGCCGAACTCTACGCGGCCGAGCTGGGTCATCCCCAGGTTGCCGCCCTCGCCCACGACCTTGCAGCGCAGCTCGTTGCCGTTGACGCGCAGGGTATCGTTGGCCTTGTCGCCGACATCGGCATGGGTCTCGCTGCTGGCCTTGACATAGGTACCGATGCCGCCGTTCCACAGCAGGTCGACCGGCGCCTTGAGCAAGGCGTTGAGCAACTCGGTGGGGGTCAGCTTGTCGGCCTGAATGTCGAAGCGCGCCTTCATTTCGGGGCTGATGGCGATGCTTTTGGCGCTGCGCGAGAAGATCCCGCCGCCGGCCGACATGATGGCCGTGTTGTAGTCGCTCCACGCCGAACGCGGCAGGTCGTACAGGCGCTGGCGCTCGGCGAAGCTGCTGGCCGGCTCCGGATTAGGATCGACGAAGATGTGCAAGTGGTTGAACGCCGCCACCAGTTGCAGTTTGTCGGACATCAACAGACCGTTGCCGAACACGTCGCCGGCCATGTCGCCGACGCCGACCACGGTGATGCTGTCTTCCTGCACATTGATGCCGCGCTCGCGGAAGTGGCGCTGCACGCCGACCCAGGCACCCTTGGCGGTGATACCCATCTTCTTGTGGTCGTAACCCGCCGAACCGCCTGAGGCGAAGGCGTCACCGAGCCAGAAGCCATAGTCGATGGCGATGCCGTTGGCGATGTCGGAGAAGGTCGCGGTGCCCTTGTCGGCAGCCACCACCAGGTAGGGGTCATCGTCGTCATGACGGGTGACGTTGGCTGGAGGCACCACGCCGCCATCCTTGAGGTTGTCGGTGATGTCCAGCAGGCCGGAAATGAAGATGCGGTAGCAGGCGATCGCCTCGTTCTGGATGTCGTCGCGGGTGCCGCCCAGCGGCAAGCGCCGCGGCAGGAAACCACCCTTGGCACCCACCGGTACGATGACCGAGTTTTTCACGTGCTGGGCTTTTACCAGGCCCAGCACTTCGGTACGGAAATCTTCCTCGCGATCGGACCAGCGCAGGCCACCACGCGCGACGTTGCCGAAGCGCAGATGCACGCCTTCGACCCGCGGGCTGTAGACGAAGATCTCGAACTTGGGTACCGGCTTGGGCAGCTCGGGGATCAGCTTGGGATTGAACTTGAAGCTGAAGTACGACTTGGCCTGGCCGTTGGCATCCGGCTGATAGAAGTTGGTGCGCAGGGTGGCCTTGATCAGGTCCAGGTAGCGGCGCAGGATGCGGTCTTCGTTGAGCACCTGCACATCGTCCAGAGCGCTGAGAATCGCCTGTTCGAGGCGCTGCTGCTTGTCGTCCAGATCATCGCCGGCCAGTTTGCGTGCCAGGTAGAAACGGGTCTTGAACAGGCGCGTCAGTTCACGGGCGATGTCGGTGTGGTTGTTGAGGGTACTGGCGATGTACCCAAGGTCGAAGCCCAGGCGAATCTGCTTGAGATAGCGCGCGTAGGCACGCAGCAGGGCAACATCGCGCCACGGCAGGCCGGCGGTCAACACCAGGCGGTTGAACGCATCGTTTTCGGCATCGCCGTTGACGATGTGCACGAAAGCGTCCTGCAGGGTGTCATTGAGCTGCTGGATGTCGAGCTTGAGGCCTTCGCTATAGGTGAACGCGAAATCGTGGATCCAGTACTCGCGACCATTGCGATGGCGCACGCGGTAAGGGAACTCACCCAACACGCGCAGGCCGAGGTTCTCGAGGATCGGCAGCACATCGGACAGCGCCAGCGGCGTGTCGGCGTGATACAGCTTGCAGTGCAACTGGCGCTCACCCGACTGCGCCAGCGGCTGGTAGAAGCTCATCACCAGCGGGCGGCTATCGGACAGGGCTTGCAAATGCTGCATGTCGACCACCGCCGAGTGCGCGGCAAAGCGCTCGCGATAGCCCGCCGGGAAGCCTTTAGGGAAGTCCGCCAGCACATTGGTGCCCTGGGCCTCGCCGAAGCTCTCGATGGTGAGCGCGGCGTAGTCGTCCTGCCATGAACGGCAGGCCTGGATCACTTCGTTTTCCAGTTGCGCCGGATCGATGTCCAGACGCACGCGAGGATCGACGCGCAGGATCAACTGCACGCGAGCCAGCACCGATTCCGAGAAGAAAGTCCAGAACTCGCAGTCGCTGGCCTTGAGCCGCTCCATCAGCACTTGCTGGATCTTCAGGCGCACTTCAGTGGAATAGACGTCACGCGGCACGTACGCCAGGCAGTAGCAGAAACGCCCGTACGGGTCCTTGCGCAGGAACACGCGGATCTTGTTGCGCTCCTGGATCTGCACGATGGCCATGACGGTGTTGAACAACTCGTCGACCGGGGTCTGGAACAGGTCGTCGCGCGGCAGCACCTCGACCACCTGAGCCAGCTCCTTGCCCAGATGCGCCTTGGCGTCGAAGCCCGAGCGTCGCTCGATTTCGGCAACCTTGCGGCGGATATAGGGGATCTGATGAACGCTCTCGCCATACACCGCCGAGGTGTACAGGCCCATGAAGCGGCATTCCTTGATGACCTTGCCGCTTGCATCCAGCTGACGCACCGACACGTAATCCGGGTAGGCCGGACGGTGCACGCGGCTCGGATGCGCGGCCTTGGCAAACGACAGCAGCAGCGGCTCGTGCAGATAGCTGACGGCGTAGTCCTCGATGCGCAGATCGTCGGCGGTCAGGCCTTTGCGGACCAGGCGGGTCAGGCCCAGGAACGAGCTTTCGTCATATTGCAGCTGGCCGCCATCGGCATCGTTGGCGACCACG
Proteins encoded:
- a CDS encoding NAD-glutamate dehydrogenase; protein product: MAFFTAASKADFQHQLKAALAQHIDEQALPQVALFADQFFGIISMDELTQRRLSDLAGCTLSAWRLLARFEHAQPQVRVYNPDYERHGWQSTHTAVEVLHHDLPFLVDSVRTELNRRGYSIHTLQTTVLSVRRGAQGELLEVLPKGSTGADVLQESLMYLEIDRCANAADMSALARELEQVLVEVRIAVADFEPMKAKVRDLLALVDETPYAADEEEKAEIKTFLQWLVDNHFTFLGYEEFVVANDADGGQLQYDESSFLGLTRLVRKGLTADDLRIEDYAVSYLHEPLLLSFAKAAHPSRVHRPAYPDYVSVRQLDASGKVIKECRFMGLYTSAVYGESVHQIPYIRRKVAEIERRSGFDAKAHLGKELAQVVEVLPRDDLFQTPVDELFNTVMAIVQIQERNKIRVFLRKDPYGRFCYCLAYVPRDVYSTEVRLKIQQVLMERLKASDCEFWTFFSESVLARVQLILRVDPRVRLDIDPAQLENEVIQACRSWQDDYAALTIESFGEAQGTNVLADFPKGFPAGYRERFAAHSAVVDMQHLQALSDSRPLVMSFYQPLAQSGERQLHCKLYHADTPLALSDVLPILENLGLRVLGEFPYRVRHRNGREYWIHDFAFTYSEGLKLDIQQLNDTLQDAFVHIVNGDAENDAFNRLVLTAGLPWRDVALLRAYARYLKQIRLGFDLGYIASTLNNHTDIARELTRLFKTRFYLARKLAGDDLDDKQQRLEQAILSALDDVQVLNEDRILRRYLDLIKATLRTNFYQPDANGQAKSYFSFKFNPKLIPELPKPVPKFEIFVYSPRVEGVHLRFGNVARGGLRWSDREEDFRTEVLGLVKAQHVKNSVIVPVGAKGGFLPRRLPLGGTRDDIQNEAIACYRIFISGLLDITDNLKDGGVVPPANVTRHDDDDPYLVVAADKGTATFSDIANGIAIDYGFWLGDAFASGGSAGYDHKKMGITAKGAWVGVQRHFRERGINVQEDSITVVGVGDMAGDVFGNGLLMSDKLQLVAAFNHLHIFVDPNPEPASSFAERQRLYDLPRSAWSDYNTAIMSAGGGIFSRSAKSIAISPEMKARFDIQADKLTPTELLNALLKAPVDLLWNGGIGTYVKASSETHADVGDKANDTLRVNGNELRCKVVGEGGNLGMTQLGRVEFGLAGGATNTDFIDNAAGVDCSDHEVNIKILLNDAVQAGDMTEKQRNLLLGSMTDEVGHLVLGNNYKQTQALSLAANRAYERIAEYRRLMVDLEGRGKLDRAIEFLPSEEQLNERVAARQGLTRAELSVLISYSKIDLNEALLASLVPDDDYLTRDMETAFPASLVSKYAEPMRRHRLKREIVSTQIANDLVNNMGITFVQRLKESTGMSAANVAGAYVVVRDIFHLPHWFRQIEALDYQVSAEVQLKLMDELMRLGRRATRWFLRSRRNDLDAARDVAHFGPHIAALGLKLNELLEGPTRAVWEERYQGYVAAGVPELLARMVAGTSHLYTLLPIIEASDVTGQPAADVAKAFFAVGSSLELNWYLQQISSLPVENNWQALAREAFRDDIDHQQRAITISVLQMSDAPEDVEARVTLWLEQHEGMVKRWRSMLDELKAATGTDYAMYAVANRELMDLALSGAVVAS